GCTTCATAGATTCCAACTCCCTGGACGTCGTTGAATCACGGCTAGCATTCGGACTGGAATCTGGATCCGATGAAGATGAAGAACTTTTCTTGACGACACTAGTCTTGTGATGTTTTTTAGAAGAGCCGTTCATCAAAGGACCGCCCAAGTTACGAATTTGTTCTTCCAGCTCGTTGATATGAACCTTATGATCGAATATGTCAGCCATTTTGCCACACATTTTCTCAGGAGAAGAATCCGGTTCATAATCGTCTTCGTAGGAAACTTCCTGAGATTTCGATATGTACAGTTTATTAGCATCGTTTTCCAGCCGAGAGAGTTCATCCTCGATAGCAGCCTCGAATTCTGCCTCTTGCTGTAGCGCGTATTGATTAAATTGTTTACAGAAAGATTCGTCGTAGTGATGCTCGTTCATCTTTCCGTTGATCTCATTTTCATCCTGATCTGCTTCTTCTTGAACTTTGGCAATAGGGTTTCTCTTTTTGGGTCTGATCGTTCTTGCAGGGGTTACTGCCGGTGTTGGATCAGGAGTGGCTAagggtttcaaaattttgggacTAGGATCCCTTGGTTTATGGTCTCCATCGCCAACTTCTTCAGAAAGTTTCTTGGGAGCAATCTCCATATTTATTACAGGTACTGGCTCGGACGCATTCTGCGGCTGAAATGGTTTTTTATCGGTTAGGAAAGTTGTATAAGCTactgaacaataaaaaaaatcttattgctgaactttttattcaattaaaccAACATAATAGAAGCCTCAGCTTAAACAGAAATA
The Uranotaenia lowii strain MFRU-FL unplaced genomic scaffold, ASM2978415v1 HiC_scaffold_90, whole genome shotgun sequence DNA segment above includes these coding regions:
- the LOC129760965 gene encoding uncharacterized protein LOC129760965, yielding YTTFLTDKKPFQPQNASEPVPVINMEIAPKKLSEEVGDGDHKPRDPSPKILKPLATPDPTPAVTPARTIRPKKRNPIAKVQEEADQDENEINGKMNEHHYDESFCKQFNQYALQQEAEFEAAIEDELSRLENDANKLYISKSQEVSYEDDYEPDSSPEKMCGKMADIFDHKVHINELEEQIRNLGGPLMNGSSKKHHKTSVVKKSSSSSSDPDSSPNASRDSTTSRELESMKREIRENIMKKECLLDTFCDEINGKDSTPNKSNRLKDNPKRSQIDPRKKKNLLEALKAIDGDSYEKS